The Juglans regia cultivar Chandler chromosome 10, Walnut 2.0, whole genome shotgun sequence genome includes the window CTGTGTATCAACGGGATGTTTGGTAAACAGTATttccaactttttaaaatttatcgtaATTTTAATCTTGAAACACAAAAtaccttttaatttttaattttaattttcttttatttaatcattacttaatacctaattactcaaatacaaatatcaatataatttttataaactttaaaaaatattatatttaaacaatttaattttatatattcactttcacaaacatcaatacaatattaattttaaaatataatttattttttcaatttttttctctcattttccaaacttcaataaaacatttttatttacattatttcaCTTCTATTTAACTCTAAACATTCAAGCATGTCCTAAGTAATACTATTTCGACTCAACACTTCTAttgattaaatatttgaataatggTATCCTACACTCCTTTCATCTTACTATAAAAAGATGAATTAtgtatcagttactattcactttcacacctCACATCTATAGctcttttttttcatagggtgtggggtagtgaatagttgctgatgagaataatttttcctataaaaaataggaaaattctattcttaagccAATTTTACGAGCACACACCACACACCCTCTAATGTGGCAAATCCGGTCTAAGAGAAGTTCAGTCCAATTGGAGCAGCTCATTGTAGTGAATTGATCATGCCCTAGCATCCACACTCTCCCCCTCTGAGCCTCTCCCCACCTCTTATCGCCTCTGCCAAAATTTGGTGTGCTATCGCAggtaaccaaaaataaaatctatactcttaaaaatacatatagtaGTGCAAGTAAGGATCGTTCCCACGAAGAgtatttagtctaattttatacTAAATGAACAAGGATTGGAGGGGGTTTAAATATAACGAAAgcaattttaagaagaacaactaagaaacaattcatattaaagtatcgaaatcaatcaaaagaacaaacattggtctaagtcaacatccaccatcggaattttacaactgatcatcgatgcaaatatatattaattcatactttgaatattcaccgttgaaattattttcctatctctccttagtcgtaattaattagaaaacaagcgaTCTAATTAACCTTAACCACTAAACAACCCAAGACAAGCGCTAAATGTTTAATCTAGTAGCAAccttaagaattagagagatcgaTGAAGCTAAACAACACAAGCACAAGCGGTTGCATTTAATTTCATTGAGCGTTCTTCCTAAGATCTAATAGTTTTTGATGcagcaaattatcaaattttagttAGTTCACAAATTAGAGGAATCAAACAATTACGGATTTGATGTCTAATTTAGTAATAGATTGCAacgaataataaactagtaggcctcctagtaattaaacgagacaattatgaaaataggcatagaaaaacatttgatactcaaagcataaattgaatactaaaaaaaaaatcagatctcacagttttattgattcCGAGGTTTCCGTTTCCTTCgaccaattatgaaagtttagccaCACAAAACCATCATGAAAACTGGAAGGAGGAGTTAGAGAATAGGAAAATGTCGCAGGCAACCAAAAATAGAAcctatactcctaaaaatacatgtagtagtgCTAGTAATGATCGTTCCCACGGAGAGTATTTAGCCTAATTTTATGCTACGTGAACAAGGATTGTGGGGTTTGAGcataaagaaaacaattttaagaagaacaactaagaaacaattcaaattaaagtatcgaaatcaattaaaagaacaaaccttggtctaagtcaacatccaccatcggaattttacaactgatcatcgatgcaaatatatattaattcatactttgaatattcaccattggaattattttcctatctctccttagtcgtagttaattagaaaataatcgATCTAATTAACCTTAACCACTAAACAATCCAAGACAAGCGCTAAAGGTTTAATCTAGTAGCAAccttaagaattagagagattgatgaagctaaacaacacaagcacaagcggttgtatttaatttcatcgagcgttcttcctaagatctaataatttctgACGCAGTaaatcatcaaatcttagttgTTTCACAAATTAAATGGATCAAACAATTACGGATTTGATGCCTAATCTAGCAGTAGATTGCAacgaataataaactagtaggcctcctagtaattaaacgagacaatcatgaaaataggcatagaaaaacattcgatactcaaagcataaattgaacactaaaaacaaatcagatcTCATAGTTTTATTGATTCCAAGATTTCCGTTTCCTTCgaccaattatgaaagtttagcaacacaaaaccatcatgaaaactggaaggaggagttagagaagaggggagagagCTACCCTAGTatgatgatttcttttttaacactaaaaacaaatcagatcTCATAGTTTTATTGATTCCGAGGTTTCCGGTTCTTTCgaccaattatgaaagtttagccaCACAAAACCATCATAAAAACTGGAAGGAGGAGTTAGAGAAAAGGGGAGAGAGATGCCCTAGTATGATgatttttccctctcttttacACCTCCATGCCccttaaaatattctaaacattatcctcaaataaccatatccaaatctgacttaattaagggaaagattaaaaataaaatagaatccTAATATAACTAGGAAAACGGTGTTTTTCAGCTGTAACTTTCGTGCACCAGATCTCCAAAACATCTGCAATTAAATCGCATATTTGAATTGCACGATAAGGCCGAATGTTCTGAAACGTCAGCAGTGCAGGTGTGTCAACTTCAAGCCTGATTATGACTTTTATTAAGCCAGTATCTTTCTAAACTCAAAACATGAAAGTTGTAGATCTTTGTCTTGGTGTTCCATAGCATCTTGATTTATCTCAATCGGAGCTCAGATAAGAGAGTTATTACCAGATTAAGAAGCAGTGTCGAAACTGTCCAGAACCGCCCAATTAACTTCGTTTTGCATTAAACAACTTCCGTTtgcttcctaaataaaaatataagaataatgagtacatttaggcaccaaataagtataaaagactaaacattaagggagaaaaatatgacactttgcattctcatcaGCAAACATATCAGCTCCCTCCCATTGGTCCTCGATACCCCATGAACAGAATCGAAAGCGAGACCTTCTTCCCCTTGAGTCCAGAACATAATTCCTCCATTCCATCTATCCCCTCTCCCCCGTGCAATTTTCAGCCATTGAGCGAATTCCCCCTTCTTTGTCGTTCCTCCTATGTGAATCCCTATCCCCCATGTTACTATCCTACATCGATTAAGTATGAGATTGATTGTTGGTTTATAAGCCCTtgggcacccttcccttgtaaacCGATTTTTAAGGGTGAGTTATACCTAGTGGGTttataacaaatggtatcataACCACTCCATGTATGCAATCCATCGATTATAATTAGCATTGTTCTACCGTTGTTTTGGTAGCTTCAAGTTATTTCTAGCATGATTGCGGCATTGTTCGGTGTTCGGCCTTCTccaataatttgtttttttggtgTTTCTTGGTATTTCAACGATACTAATTTTCCAGTGATTCTAATACCAATTTGGTGTTGAATTAACTATGGGCTTGGAGCTATTATTTCTATGTTTTTTGCCTTCCCTGGCTAAGAATCTATGGACTTCAAGCAATCAATATTTCGTTTATGGACTATATAACGCAAGTTCTGCTGCATGTACAGATCAAGATGTTCCAGCTTGAGGGAAAGAATTAGAAATACTATTTCACccatttaattatgttatattaaatctattttagtTTGTTGGCTAATTAGTTTTGGCTCTTTTATAAATAGAGCTCATTCTATGTAAAGAAGAAATACTGCAATACAGTttagatttatcattttttaatcattcatttTTCTGATTTCTCAGTAGCTTTTCTTTACCTCAACTCCAATTTTGACAGAGATGCTatccaaaattaatttttggggAATACTAATATTTctcgatattttatttatttatttatttttaaatgaccaAACTTGTCAGGTACCTTACATGACAAAATATTAAGTTATATACAACCTTTAATAAATGATTACTATTGAAATTAAGTGCTTGGGATGCTTTAttacatttctattttttagttaACTCATTACAAATGCTTGAAGTCACGATTGACCTTATGCATGCAAACTCAACCTGAAAGGGACTCCACAAAAGAAAGATGGATGATAGGAATCATGGTCTCAATCACAACAGTTAAATTTGTGCTATGACATACgtcacaaattcaaaaatgaAATTGTTAAGGCCTGCTCAAGACCATCTCTTTGATGTGATCACAAACTCAATTGGCCTTGCAGCAATAGTTATAGCTATCAAATTCTTCTGGTGGATCGATCATGTTGGTGCTTTGTATtgtattaatagaaaaattgtaaatggATCATTTGGCCGTAATTATAATTGTCGAATTctatatgaatattttgtaaatgtGTGCTTTGTAAGATTTGAGTATGACTATGGatgttaaattatttgatttggAAGAATGGTACTGTATATGTACATGTGCTTGGGTTAGCTTTTGTGAGAATGGTATTGCTTGGATGAATGGATATTAGTTGCTTGCAAATGGAAATTGAGTTAGAAAACTCATATCAGTTGCTTGGAAATGGACAACTAAGTAGGGAAAGAAACGGGATTCACGAACACCAAAACTGAGTTGGAAAGTAGAATTAGGGGgcatagtatcattttccaaagCCAAATGTATGTACAACAATACCAATATCACCAACTTCCTGTCATGCACTATCACTCTAAAAAAGGCTCCCAACACCATATTACCCACACGTTCATGCTCAGGCACCAAATCCCCAGACTTAATTTCCTCCTAAAGGATATTAATCCAACACCTATTCtaatctaacaaaaaaataatccaCCTGGTAAGAGTTTAGatgcaaaaacatttttttataatctacttggaaagaaatttttatatttcaataaacATCAAGATTAACCAACTTTAAGAATACAAAGACTTCAAAGTATAATAGGTAATCAACAAATATGTCCATCACATTCTTTACAAccacaaaaaatttcattacaAAGCCTCACAACCACAAGTCCAATTTACATTATTCACAACCACAACAAATTTCATCACAAAACCTCACACAACAAGTCTGGTTTACATTCTTGTCATACAACAACCTCACATCTCCTCATTACTTGATGGGTTGCGTGATCTTCAATGTTAGCACCAAGTTTAGCGTTCGCCACCTCACCATATTATGATTTgtcatcaaatattttcttgcaaGTCTAAATTTCAGGATTGTTATACCTATTTCAATGACATCTTCAATGCAAGTTTCTTAGAAACTTAGATAATAGTTGCCTAACACATTATTAATTCAATTCTCATGTCCAGTTCCCTCAAAGTTAAAGAGTTGTAGAATGTACAGACCGAAAAGTTTTTTTTCACGTGCAAACAACAAGTGCTTCAAATAGCAAAAGAATAGTAATTCGAGCAACTACCAATAACACCTCAACTTGAAATTAAGTGTGACCGAAGTgatccaaacaaaaatatactGAAGGCCAACAAACATGATGAAGAACCTTGAGAAATATATAACTACTTTTGTgtgtgtttgagagagagagagagagagagagaggatgttTAGCAGGGGATCAAGGATGGAGAATGCCTACACTTTGTCATCAACTCCGTGGAACAGAAGGAGAATAGaaaatacacatacacacatgtatgtatatatttaaagtttgaaGAATATGGCTATGTAGGTACAATGTGGGGAAAGCAAGTTTGTACAGGTAATGGCGCGAAGATTATTCTTTTGGCAAGCTCAATAATGGTGGCCATGAATTGTTTCAATTCTCTCTCACTGACGTTGTACATGAATATGATGCCATCTTGTCTGCTGGATGTTTGAGGCTTTTTAAATCTATGAATGATTTTCCTCTACATATTTTGGAACAAGAAGTCTTTTCACTTTAAATCCTAACTCTATATTTCAGCCTGCATTTGATTAATATCAATCTAGTCTACATGAGAGTCAGAGTAATATTGcaataaaacttaattaaaatcatCTTTTTGGATCATAGGTGATTAATGATGTCCATGCAACATACCCACATACCAACAATGAGAGAATAAAATACTGAATATGGAATAGTTAGCAGCAAAAATGAAATAGCGCGTACCTCCTACCATGGTGATTCAAGAATAAACAAGAAcctaaaaaatatgttaaacatGAGTAGGAAGAGAATCTTCTGGCTTATGCCTTTTGATTGTCGTATCGATGATGTACACAGGCCCTTTATTTATAGGCTAGGCTAGGGACTCTCTAACAGAGTTAGACTTGAACTATTCCTCCCATCAAGGAGTAGGAGTTATCCATTACTAGTTGTTTACTAGAAATAAAACTCTTAACACCCaattttaattgaattaaaCTTCTTAACAAATTGTTGCATGTGGGTCACTCTCAATAAAACTCTAACATTCTCTCACTTGACCCTCATGTCACACAAATTTCCATGTAGGGTGatagaaaaacaaatatgaCCAATCATTGTTTATTTCAACTAGTTACAAAATACCCCCACTcagaaaaagaatattatacaTGAATCATGGCAGTAAAGCCCTTTATAAAGTCAAGCCATCCCTTCCATGTATCACATGTACAATACCCCTTAAATAAGTGCCATATGAGCAAACAACTTTATGAATGAATTTCCAATAAATCATTCGGGGTCCTACTTTACATTATCCCTATGGATAAAAACAATATGCACAAAACAACtttattcttcaaaataaaaccaaaatgaaTATTGTATGTCTATAGACCAAATAAAGAGAaactaaacataaaataaattgacaagTCCCATATTGTCCTCATGACGCTTGAACTGCAATACCGGTAAGCCTTTGGTCATGGTATTTGCAATCATCAACTTAGTAGTTATGTGTTCAATAAACACCTTATTCCTTTTAATGCTCTCTCTAACACTGGGGTACTTAATGTCGATATGCTTACTTCTACTACTGCTTTTGTTGTTCTTGGAGAAGAAAACTACAACAGTACTATCACAGAAGATCTTTAGTGGCCTTTCTACTAAATCCATAATCTTAAGAACACTGAGGAAATTCCTCAGCCATAACGTCTGTGTAGTAGCTTCATAGCATGCTATGAACTCTGCCTCCATAGTAGACATAACAACACTAGTTTGCTTACTATTTCAGGATATAGCACCCCCAGCAAGTAGAAAAATATTTCCTGAATTAGATTTTTTGGTGTCTACACATTTAGCAAAATTCGAGTCTGAATAACCAACCACCTTTAAACAATCAGTGTGTCTGTAGGTCAATCTGTAGTCCTTGGTTCCTTGAAAATACCGTAGAACCTTCTTTACATCCTTCCAATGACCCAAACCTAGGTTACTTTGATATGGACCCAATAATCCCACTGCAAAGCCAATGTTAGGTCTAGTGCGGACCTGTGCATACATTAAGCTTCCTACTGCAGATGCATACGATATCCCTTTCATCTGCTCCTGCTCCGATGCATTTTAAGAGCATTGGATTTTACTAAATGCATCCCCTTTGACAATAGGTGCCACTAAAGCCTTACAACTCTATAGTTGAATCTTTCCAAACCTTTTCAATGTAAGTCTTTTGAGACAGTTCCAAAATTCTTTGTTCTTTGTCTCTGTGAATCTCTACGCCAATGACATAAGAGGCTTCATCtaaatctttcatttcaaagttttgagaaagaaaCTACTTGGTGTCGCGAAGCAAGCCTAAAGCACTGCTTGCAAGtaaaatatcatctacatatagGACTAAGAAAATGTATTTATTCCCACTGACCTTAAGGTATATGCACTGATCAACAAGGTTCTCAATAAATCCAAATGAGCTAATAACATTATGAAACTTTATATACCACTGGCAGGAGGCCTGCTTACGTCCATATATagatttctttaatttgcaaACTCTCTGACTGTTATCTTTAAAACCTCAAGTTGTAACATATATACCTCCTCTTCAAGATCCCCATTTTagaatgtcattttcacatcgATCTAATATAACTCTAGATCAAAATGAGCTACTAATGTCATGATTATTCTGAATGAATCTTTCGCGGAAATTAGAGATAAGGTTTCATGGTAGTCAATGCCTTCCTTTTGAGTAAATCATTTATCAAAAGTCTAGCATTATGTCGTTCAACAATACCAGAAGCATCCATTTTGGTTTTATAAACCCATTTGCAGTCAATGGTTGCTGCTCTATTAGGTAAGTTAACGAGATCCCATACTTGATTTTTAGCCATGGATTCCatctcatctttcatggcatcatacCAAGATGTGGAATTATCTCCACTCATGGCCTCTGAAAACGAGCTTGGATCCTCCTTAGGTCCAACATCCAAGTAAGATTCTTGGAGGTAAATCATATAGTCACTAAAAATTGATGGTCTCCTTACTCTTGAGGATTTCCTTAATACTACCTCCTCTGTAGTTTGTAAACTAGGGGTAGGTTTTGCTCGAATCTGTTCTTCATTAGTAGACTGTTCTGGAAATGATTGTTGCTCAGAGTAATCAATTTGATCTTCTCTAAGCATAATCATATGTCCTccatatgaatgagttttagtCTGCTCTTGTGCTTCATAAAATTGTAACTTACGAGGATAAGCACTCCCGTTAGGTTCAGCATCGTCAAGGAATTTGGCATTTCTGCTCTCAACAATTCTAGAACTATTTGAAGGACAAGAAAACCTAAATCCTTTGGAGTTTACCAGATAGCCAATATAAAAACCACTTATCATTCTTAGGTCCAATTTCTTTATGTGAGGATTATAAGTCCTCACTTCAATAGGACAACCTCATACATGTAAATGACTCAAACATAGTTTTCATCCATTCCATAACTCAAAAGGTGTCTTAGAAACAGCCTTGGACGGAACTCTATTCAGGATATATACATTGGTTTTCAAGGCTTCAATCCATAAGAATAATGGCAGTTCAGAATTGCTAATCATGCTTCTTCCCATGTCCATAAGCATGTGATTCTTCCTTTTAGctacaccattttgttgtggtgtgtCAGGCATTGTATATTAAGCAATAATGCCCTCTTCTTCGAGGAATTTCGCAAATGGACCATCATTTGTC containing:
- the LOC118349665 gene encoding secreted RxLR effector protein 161-like, translated to MKDLDEASYVIGVEIHRDKEQRILELSQKTYIEKEQMKGISYASAVGSLMYAQVRTRPNIGFAVGLLGPYQSNLGLGHWKDVKKVLRYFQGTKDYRLTYRHTDCLKVVGYSDSNFAKCVDTKKSNSGNIFLLAGGAIS